The following are encoded together in the Chloroflexota bacterium genome:
- a CDS encoding FAD-binding oxidoreductase gives MNRFADVVIVGGGVMGCSAAFHLARGARVSDDARPLNARIVVVEKGSVASGMTKRSGGLMHASLPDETQAQLAWKSLEYVRNWKSIVGGECAFIKTGLLALAPETVLREQATMLARIGAPAQTLSADELREFQPGVNADDAPRALFEPDAGYVDPMQMAQSLAARAKEYGAEFRTGTLAKSIRVEHGRVTGIETTTGTIETLAVVVMAGAWSERLLKPLGIELGMRVARTQVAFFDRPAELKKGHPAFFDAYTGAYFRPHTFGLLYAGMIEPNDENVNPDHFDESVSPAFVNELRQRIVTRLPVMANARYVRGHAGVYDVTAHAHPIIGKAPAITGLFVAAGFGGYGLALAPAVGACVAELVTEGAASTVELKEFQVQ, from the coding sequence ATGAATCGCTTTGCCGATGTCGTGATTGTAGGTGGCGGCGTGATGGGCTGTAGCGCCGCGTTTCATCTCGCGCGCGGCGCGCGCGTCAGCGATGACGCGCGACCGCTGAACGCGCGCATCGTCGTCGTCGAGAAAGGATCGGTCGCGTCGGGCATGACGAAACGGAGCGGCGGTCTGATGCACGCGAGTTTGCCCGACGAGACCCAGGCACAGCTTGCATGGAAGAGTCTGGAGTACGTGCGAAACTGGAAGAGCATCGTCGGCGGCGAATGCGCGTTCATCAAAACTGGGTTGCTCGCGCTCGCGCCCGAAACGGTATTGCGCGAGCAAGCCACGATGCTCGCGCGGATCGGCGCACCGGCGCAAACCTTGTCCGCCGATGAGTTACGCGAGTTTCAACCAGGTGTGAACGCGGACGACGCGCCGCGCGCGCTGTTCGAGCCGGACGCAGGTTACGTGGACCCGATGCAGATGGCGCAATCGCTCGCCGCGCGCGCGAAAGAGTACGGCGCAGAGTTTCGCACGGGCACGCTTGCCAAAAGTATTCGCGTGGAGCACGGGCGCGTGACCGGCATCGAGACGACGACCGGCACCATTGAAACGCTCGCGGTCGTCGTGATGGCGGGCGCGTGGAGCGAACGCCTACTCAAACCGCTCGGCATCGAACTGGGCATGCGCGTCGCGCGAACCCAGGTCGCGTTCTTTGATCGTCCCGCCGAATTGAAAAAAGGGCATCCCGCGTTTTTCGATGCGTACACCGGCGCGTACTTTCGTCCGCACACCTTCGGCTTGCTGTACGCCGGGATGATCGAGCCGAACGACGAAAATGTAAACCCCGATCATTTCGACGAAAGCGTATCCCCCGCGTTCGTCAATGAATTGCGCCAGCGCATCGTGACGCGATTGCCGGTCATGGCGAACGCGCGCTATGTGCGAGGACACGCGGGAGTTTATGATGTGACCGCGCACGCGCATCCAATCATCGGCAAAGCCCCAGCAATCACAGGGTTGTTCGTTGCCGCCGGATTTGGTGGGTACGGTCTCGCGCTCGCGCCCGCCGTCGGCGCGTGTGTCGCGGAACTCGTCACCGAAGGCGCGGCGAGTACGGTCGAGTTGAAGGAATTCCAAGTGCAATAG
- a CDS encoding CDP-alcohol phosphatidyltransferase family protein, producing MCLIGVVLATGQLALGGLLIIASGILDALDGTLARMTNRVTKFGAFLDSTTDRFAEGALFFGILYWYLQQGFTFIVYVIYFALLGSLMVSYARARAEGIGVECKEGWFTRFERIALLVIGLLLTALFGDTPLFTVLGILAIFANVTAVQRMWLVYKASK from the coding sequence ATGTGTCTCATCGGCGTCGTGCTCGCGACCGGGCAACTCGCGCTCGGCGGTTTGCTCATCATCGCGTCCGGCATTCTCGACGCGCTCGACGGCACGCTCGCGCGGATGACGAATCGCGTGACCAAGTTCGGCGCGTTTCTCGATTCGACGACGGATCGTTTTGCCGAAGGCGCGCTCTTTTTCGGAATCTTGTACTGGTATCTGCAACAAGGATTCACATTCATCGTTTACGTGATCTACTTTGCGCTGCTCGGTTCGTTGATGGTTAGCTACGCACGCGCGCGCGCCGAGGGCATCGGCGTCGAATGCAAGGAAGGTTGGTTCACACGATTCGAGCGCATCGCGTTGCTCGTTATCGGTCTGTTGCTCACCGCGCTTTTCGGCGATACACCCTTGTTCACCGTCCTGGGAATTCTCGCGATTTTTGCGAACGTGACCGCCGTGCAACGCATGTGGCTGGTGTACAAAGCATCAAAGTAG
- a CDS encoding valine--tRNA ligase, translated as MSTPTEMPKAYDPKIVEQRLYDWWESRGYFKPRIDPGKKPFVISIPPPNITGELHHGHAMFLAFEDLMIRWHRMLGEPTLWVPGSDHAGIATQNVVEKNLEKQGIKRRDLGREEFVKRVWEWKAEYGGIITNQIRRMGASCDWTRERFTLDDGLSRAVREAFVRLYEKKLIYRGPRLVNWCPRDESAISDLEVEHEDEQGKLYYVKYWLEPNPQLPITNNEFITVATTRPETILGDTAVAVNPKDERYKHLIGRNAILPALGRRIPIIADDSVDTEFGTGAVKVTPGHDPTDYDIGARHNLPIINIMNTNATINANGGAYAGLDRYDARKKLVDDLQAAGQLDRIEDHAMSIGRCQRCNTVVEPLISTQWFVKIAPLAKKAIKAVKTGEIEIVPERFNKIYFNWMNSIRDWCISRQLWWGHRIPVWYCENGHETCTRTDPTQCAVCGSTNIRQDEDVLDTWFSSGLWPFSTLGWPDETPDLKYFYPTSVLETGYDILFFWVARMIMDGLEFTGEVPFRTVYLHGLIRHKDGSKISKSNPQPGDNPLDVIADYSADALRFTIMTSSAPGNDTKLDMEKVEHARNFGNKIWNMARFITSNLKPNEPIAPIPNAQLLSLPDRWILSRLHHVIATVNDTYRRWDFGEGTRQVHDFLWSEFADWYIEAAKNALYGNDANAAKRTRAILLYALDQGLRLLHPAMPFVTEETWQQLRAFGMPSQYDALMVAEFPQADKRFFDDRAEKEFATVMDIVRAIRNARAEFNVEPGKRIPAIISAGAATSLLESQRETIVSLARLDASAFEIAKRAAKPAQSLALIAGKIEIYLPLAGMIDLEKEKARLAKEIANVRGAIDRAEKQLASDFSKKAPKEVVQKVRDTLAANQERGAKLDAQLAGLEGREIAKPPKRAKIAKKKTPTNKRMKKARK; from the coding sequence ATGTCAACACCAACCGAAATGCCCAAAGCGTACGATCCCAAAATCGTGGAGCAACGCCTCTACGATTGGTGGGAGTCGCGCGGTTATTTCAAACCGCGCATTGATCCCGGCAAAAAACCATTCGTGATTTCGATTCCGCCGCCGAACATCACCGGCGAACTGCATCACGGTCACGCCATGTTCCTCGCGTTCGAAGACCTGATGATTCGCTGGCATCGGATGCTCGGCGAGCCGACGCTGTGGGTGCCGGGCAGCGATCACGCCGGCATCGCGACGCAAAACGTCGTGGAAAAAAATCTGGAAAAGCAAGGCATCAAACGCCGCGACCTGGGACGCGAAGAATTCGTCAAGCGCGTGTGGGAATGGAAAGCCGAGTACGGCGGCATCATCACAAACCAGATTCGCCGCATGGGCGCATCGTGCGACTGGACGCGCGAACGATTCACGCTCGACGATGGTTTGTCGCGCGCGGTGCGCGAAGCATTCGTGCGGCTCTACGAAAAGAAACTCATCTATCGCGGACCGCGCCTCGTGAACTGGTGCCCGCGCGACGAGTCCGCCATCAGCGACCTCGAAGTGGAACACGAGGACGAGCAAGGCAAGTTGTACTACGTCAAGTACTGGCTCGAACCGAATCCCCAATTACCAATTACCAATAACGAATTTATCACCGTCGCAACAACGCGTCCAGAGACGATCCTGGGCGATACGGCTGTCGCGGTGAATCCAAAAGACGAACGCTACAAACATCTCATCGGGCGCAACGCGATTCTGCCCGCGCTCGGTCGGCGCATCCCAATCATCGCGGATGACTCAGTGGACACCGAGTTCGGCACCGGCGCGGTCAAGGTAACGCCGGGTCACGACCCGACGGATTACGACATCGGCGCGCGGCACAATCTGCCGATCATCAACATCATGAACACGAACGCGACGATCAACGCGAACGGCGGAGCGTACGCGGGACTGGATCGCTACGACGCGCGCAAAAAACTCGTAGACGATTTGCAAGCCGCCGGTCAACTCGACCGCATCGAAGACCATGCCATGTCCATCGGACGATGCCAGCGTTGCAATACCGTGGTCGAGCCACTGATTTCAACTCAATGGTTTGTCAAGATCGCGCCGCTCGCCAAAAAAGCGATCAAGGCAGTCAAGACCGGCGAAATCGAAATCGTGCCGGAACGTTTCAACAAAATCTATTTCAACTGGATGAACAGCATCCGCGATTGGTGCATCAGCCGCCAACTGTGGTGGGGGCATCGCATCCCGGTGTGGTACTGCGAGAACGGACACGAGACCTGCACGCGCACCGATCCAACGCAATGCGCGGTGTGCGGCTCGACGAACATTCGCCAAGATGAAGATGTGCTCGATACCTGGTTTTCGTCCGGGTTGTGGCCCTTCTCGACCCTGGGTTGGCCCGATGAAACGCCCGACCTCAAATACTTTTATCCAACCTCGGTGCTTGAAACCGGGTACGACATTTTGTTCTTCTGGGTCGCACGCATGATTATGGACGGACTCGAATTCACTGGCGAGGTGCCGTTCCGCACCGTGTATCTGCACGGCTTGATTCGTCACAAGGACGGCAGCAAGATCAGCAAATCGAATCCACAGCCAGGCGACAATCCGCTCGATGTGATTGCCGATTATAGCGCGGACGCGTTGCGCTTTACGATCATGACGTCGTCTGCGCCCGGCAACGACACCAAGCTTGATATGGAAAAGGTCGAGCACGCGCGCAACTTTGGCAACAAGATTTGGAACATGGCGCGCTTCATCACAAGCAACCTGAAACCCAACGAACCGATCGCGCCAATTCCCAATGCCCAATTACTGTCTCTCCCCGACCGCTGGATTCTCTCGCGCTTGCATCACGTCATCGCGACCGTGAACGATACGTACCGTCGTTGGGATTTCGGCGAAGGGACGCGGCAGGTACACGATTTTCTCTGGAGCGAGTTTGCCGATTGGTACATCGAAGCCGCCAAGAACGCCCTCTACGGGAACGATGCAAACGCGGCGAAACGCACGCGTGCAATTTTGCTTTACGCGCTCGACCAGGGTTTGCGTTTGTTGCATCCGGCGATGCCGTTCGTCACCGAAGAGACCTGGCAACAACTACGCGCGTTCGGAATGCCAAGCCAGTACGACGCGTTGATGGTCGCGGAATTTCCGCAAGCGGACAAACGATTCTTCGACGACCGCGCGGAAAAAGAATTCGCGACGGTGATGGATATAGTCCGCGCGATTCGCAACGCGCGCGCCGAGTTCAACGTCGAACCGGGTAAGCGCATCCCGGCGATCATCTCCGCGGGGGCGGCGACGAGTCTGCTCGAATCGCAACGCGAAACGATTGTCTCGCTCGCGCGGCTCGATGCGAGCGCGTTCGAGATCGCAAAGCGCGCGGCGAAACCGGCGCAGTCGCTCGCGCTCATCGCCGGCAAAATCGAAATCTATTTGCCGCTCGCCGGGATGATTGACCTCGAAAAAGAAAAGGCGCGGCTCGCTAAAGAAATCGCGAACGTGCGCGGCGCAATTGATCGCGCCGAAAAACAACTTGCAAGCGATTTCAGTAAAAAAGCGCCGAAGGAGGTCGTGCAAAAAGTGCGCGACACGCTCGCGGCAAACCAGGAACGCGGCGCAAAACTCGACGCGCAACTCGCCGGATTGGAAGGACGCGAGATCGCGAAACCTCCGAAACGCGCGAAAATCGCGAAGAAGAAAACGCCAACGAACAAACGAATGAAAAAGGCGCGTAAATAA
- a CDS encoding tetratricopeptide repeat protein, protein MRINICALIILVVALVGCNAEPTSPYPAPSAPPYPAPASLPYPGPNVAPPAALTPRAESLSQSLFQRAEQAQRQGDLDTAIDLYTQAIAADARYANAYYNRAVAFEDKGDAERAIADYTKAIQLDPKLVRAFYNRGILYHDQGKLDEALADYTRALEIEPNLPRVYNNRGLVYYDKGDYARAIADYTKALELDPGMSIAYLNRGLAYRKQNNRALAITDLEKHLQLEPNTPDRAQIEEWLRELKK, encoded by the coding sequence ATGAGAATCAATATTTGTGCGCTCATCATTCTGGTTGTCGCGTTAGTTGGTTGCAACGCCGAGCCGACATCGCCCTATCCCGCGCCGTCTGCGCCGCCGTATCCCGCGCCTGCATCGCTTCCTTACCCAGGTCCAAACGTCGCGCCGCCCGCTGCACTGACGCCACGCGCCGAGTCGCTGTCACAATCGCTGTTCCAGCGCGCGGAACAAGCGCAACGCCAAGGCGATCTCGACACGGCGATTGATCTTTACACCCAGGCGATTGCCGCCGATGCCAGGTATGCCAACGCGTACTATAATCGCGCGGTCGCGTTCGAGGACAAGGGCGACGCCGAACGCGCGATTGCCGATTACACGAAAGCGATTCAACTCGATCCCAAACTCGTTCGCGCGTTTTACAATCGCGGCATTCTCTATCACGACCAAGGCAAGCTCGACGAGGCGCTCGCCGATTACACACGCGCGCTAGAGATCGAACCGAACCTGCCGCGCGTCTACAACAATCGCGGACTCGTCTACTACGACAAGGGCGACTATGCGCGCGCGATTGCGGATTACACCAAGGCGCTCGAACTCGATCCTGGGATGTCTATCGCGTATCTCAATCGCGGACTCGCGTACCGCAAGCAAAACAATCGCGCATTGGCGATTACCGATCTTGAGAAACATCTGCAACTTGAGCCGAACACGCCCGACCGCGCGCAGATCGAAGAATGGTTGCGCGAATTGAAGAAATGA
- a CDS encoding SAM-dependent chlorinase/fluorinase, with product MNRIITLTTDFGSSDGFVGTMKGVILNINPQASIVDITHDIAPQNIEQGAFLFANACGFFPANTIHVVVVDPGVGTSRRPIAMQIGETFFVAPDNGVIAPAMTNYPLPFRVVHLNRPQFFLPRVSHTFHGRDIFAPVAAHLSLGVPLDALGDAIDDWTQLDIAMATRDTDGAIVGKVVHIDRFGNLITNIPGGILGGLTRVHLAGRVLIGIRQTYAEAALGEPLALVSSSGTLEIAVRNGNAAVAFGIEIGTTVRVTS from the coding sequence ATGAATCGCATTATCACGCTAACGACTGATTTCGGATCGAGCGATGGATTTGTCGGGACGATGAAAGGCGTCATCCTCAATATCAATCCGCAAGCCAGCATCGTGGACATTACACACGACATCGCGCCGCAGAACATTGAACAGGGCGCGTTTTTGTTTGCAAACGCGTGCGGGTTTTTCCCGGCGAACACCATTCACGTCGTCGTCGTTGACCCAGGTGTTGGCACATCGCGACGACCCATCGCGATGCAAATCGGCGAAACGTTTTTCGTCGCGCCGGATAACGGCGTGATCGCGCCAGCAATGACCAATTACCCATTACCATTTCGCGTCGTGCATCTGAATCGTCCGCAATTTTTTCTGCCGCGCGTTTCCCACACCTTTCACGGTCGCGATATTTTTGCGCCCGTCGCCGCGCACCTCTCGCTCGGCGTGCCGCTCGACGCGCTGGGCGACGCGATAGACGACTGGACACAACTCGACATCGCGATGGCAACGCGCGATACGGACGGCGCGATTGTCGGCAAGGTCGTTCACATTGATCGCTTCGGCAATCTCATCACGAACATTCCAGGTGGGATACTGGGTGGATTGACACGCGTTCACCTCGCGGGACGCGTGCTGATCGGCATTCGCCAGACCTACGCGGAGGCGGCGCTGGGCGAGCCGCTCGCGCTCGTCAGTTCGAGCGGTACCCTCGAAATCGCGGTGCGAAACGGCAACGCGGCGGTCGCGTTTGGTATCGAAATCGGCACGACGGTTCGCGTAACTTCTTGA
- the hrcA gene encoding heat-inducible transcription repressor HrcA → MTDLSERQRRVLALVVQEFVENAQPVGSETLRQRGLGVSSATIRNELSALEELGYLMHPHTSAGRIPTEKGYRYFVESLMEEFELPLVEQRMIRHQFHQVTLDVDQWMRLAAAVLAHASHSAALVTAPQAERCRFKHLQLVTISDQVALLVLVLQEGTVKQQMLALPQAVPQEELMRISNRLNEHLAGRNTDQIRTLGLALSMFESDVIGTVLDLMRQVDTRTTQDVYRDGMMDILRQPEFSAIGRMQALLEMLEQRSMLETMLSDLAPARGVHVVIGSENQYDEMGDYSMVLTRYGLPGEATGIVGVLGPVRMQYARSIGAVRYVAGLLDDLMARMHGR, encoded by the coding sequence ATGACAGATTTGAGCGAACGCCAGCGGCGGGTTTTGGCGCTGGTCGTCCAGGAATTTGTGGAAAACGCCCAGCCGGTCGGGTCGGAAACCCTCCGCCAGCGTGGGCTTGGCGTCAGTTCGGCGACAATCCGCAATGAACTCTCCGCGCTTGAGGAATTGGGTTATTTGATGCACCCGCACACGTCGGCGGGGCGCATCCCGACCGAAAAGGGCTACCGCTATTTTGTCGAATCGTTAATGGAGGAATTTGAACTGCCGCTCGTCGAACAGCGGATGATTCGGCACCAATTTCATCAGGTCACGCTCGACGTGGATCAGTGGATGCGACTCGCGGCGGCAGTGCTCGCGCACGCATCGCACAGCGCCGCGCTCGTGACCGCGCCGCAAGCCGAACGTTGTCGTTTCAAACATTTGCAACTCGTCACGATTAGTGATCAAGTCGCGCTGCTCGTCCTCGTTTTGCAAGAAGGCACGGTCAAACAACAAATGCTCGCGCTGCCGCAAGCGGTGCCGCAAGAAGAGTTGATGCGGATTTCGAATCGGCTGAACGAGCATCTTGCCGGACGCAACACCGATCAAATTCGTACGCTCGGGCTCGCGCTTTCGATGTTTGAAAGCGATGTCATCGGCACCGTCCTGGATTTGATGCGGCAAGTAGATACGCGCACGACCCAGGATGTGTATCGCGATGGCATGATGGATATTTTGCGTCAGCCGGAATTTTCCGCGATCGGGCGAATGCAGGCATTGCTGGAAATGCTCGAACAACGCAGTATGCTCGAAACGATGTTGAGCGATCTCGCGCCGGCGCGCGGCGTGCACGTCGTCATCGGCAGCGAGAATCAGTACGACGAAATGGGCGACTATAGCATGGTGCTCACGCGCTATGGTTTGCCCGGCGAAGCGACCGGTATCGTCGGCGTCCTGGGTCCGGTGCGGATGCAGTACGCGCGTTCGATTGGCGCGGTGCGCTACGTCGCCGGTCTGTTGGATGATTTGATGGCGCGGATGCACGGAAGATAG
- the dnaK gene encoding molecular chaperone DnaK codes for MATKSKIIGIDLGTTNSVVAVMEGSDPVVITNTEGARLTPSVVAITKTGERLVGQVAKRQAITNPENTIFSIKRLMGRKFTDAEVQKARKILPYKIVEASNGDAWVELAGKQYSPQEISGMILAKLKADAEAYLGETVTQAVITVPAYFNDSQRQATKDAGRIAGLEVLRIINEPTASSLAYGLEKKKDETIAVYDFGGGTFDISVLSLGEGVFEVKSTNGDTFLGGDDFDQRVIQWIADEFRKESGIDLRNDRMALQRLKEAAEKAKIELSTVMTSEINLPFVTADASGPKHLTMTLTRAKLEQLVGDLVENSLNPVKRAMEDAKLSQSQIDEVVLVGGQTRMPMMQQVVQRYFGKEPHKGINPDEVVAVGAAIQAGVLGGEVKDILLLDVTPLTLGIETLGGVATPLIERNTTIPTKKSQVFSTAADMQTQVEVNVLQGERPMAADNKSLGTFHLDGIPPAPRGVPQIEVTFDIDANGIVNVTAKDKATGREQKITITASSGLSKEEIDKMVKESQKFAAEDQKRKDEVETRNAAENAVYQSEKMLKDLGEKVPADVKTEVEGKIAELKTAMGGRDVAEIKKKNEALTQSLQKIGEKMYQQTGGATPPPGGEPESGTPPPGKGDTVEGEFREVKE; via the coding sequence ATGGCTACAAAATCAAAAATCATTGGCATTGACCTGGGAACGACGAACTCGGTTGTAGCGGTGATGGAAGGCAGCGATCCCGTCGTGATTACGAACACGGAAGGGGCGCGGCTCACACCGTCCGTCGTCGCGATTACGAAAACTGGCGAGCGCCTCGTCGGTCAGGTCGCGAAACGGCAAGCGATTACGAATCCGGAAAATACGATCTTTTCGATCAAACGTTTGATGGGGCGCAAGTTCACCGACGCCGAAGTGCAAAAGGCGCGCAAGATTCTGCCGTACAAAATCGTCGAAGCGTCGAACGGCGATGCCTGGGTCGAGCTTGCCGGTAAGCAGTACTCGCCGCAGGAAATTTCCGGGATGATTCTCGCGAAACTAAAAGCGGACGCGGAAGCGTACCTCGGCGAAACCGTGACGCAAGCCGTCATCACCGTGCCAGCGTACTTTAACGACTCGCAACGCCAAGCGACCAAGGACGCGGGACGCATCGCCGGCTTGGAAGTCCTGCGCATCATCAACGAACCGACCGCGTCCTCGCTCGCGTACGGACTCGAGAAAAAGAAAGACGAGACCATCGCGGTGTACGACTTTGGCGGCGGCACGTTCGATATTTCAGTCTTGTCGCTCGGCGAAGGCGTGTTCGAAGTGAAATCTACGAACGGCGACACGTTCCTCGGCGGCGACGATTTCGATCAACGCGTCATCCAGTGGATCGCGGATGAGTTCCGCAAAGAATCCGGAATTGATCTGCGCAATGATCGCATGGCATTGCAACGCTTGAAGGAAGCGGCAGAAAAAGCCAAGATCGAACTCTCGACCGTGATGACGAGCGAGATCAATTTGCCGTTCGTGACCGCGGACGCCTCGGGACCCAAGCACTTGACGATGACGCTCACGCGCGCCAAACTCGAACAACTCGTCGGCGACCTCGTCGAGAATTCGCTCAACCCGGTCAAGCGCGCGATGGAAGACGCGAAACTGTCGCAATCGCAAATTGACGAAGTCGTGCTCGTCGGTGGTCAGACGCGCATGCCGATGATGCAACAAGTCGTGCAACGTTATTTTGGCAAAGAGCCGCACAAGGGCATCAACCCGGACGAAGTCGTCGCGGTTGGCGCGGCGATTCAAGCCGGCGTGCTCGGCGGCGAAGTGAAAGATATCTTGTTGCTCGACGTGACGCCGTTGACACTCGGCATCGAAACGCTGGGTGGCGTGGCGACGCCGTTGATCGAACGCAACACGACGATCCCGACGAAGAAATCCCAGGTGTTCTCGACCGCCGCCGATATGCAAACCCAGGTCGAAGTGAACGTGTTGCAGGGCGAACGCCCGATGGCAGCGGACAACAAATCATTGGGCACGTTTCACTTGGATGGTATTCCGCCCGCGCCGCGCGGCGTGCCGCAAATCGAAGTCACGTTCGACATTGACGCGAACGGCATCGTCAATGTGACCGCCAAAGACAAGGCGACCGGGCGCGAGCAGAAAATCACCATCACCGCGTCTTCCGGCTTGAGCAAGGAAGAGATTGACAAGATGGTGAAAGAGTCGCAAAAGTTCGCGGCGGAAGATCAAAAGCGCAAGGACGAAGTCGAAACGCGCAACGCCGCCGAGAACGCGGTGTATCAATCGGAAAAAATGTTGAAAGACCTCGGCGAAAAAGTTCCCGCGGATGTCAAGACCGAAGTCGAAGGCAAAATCGCTGAACTCAAAACCGCCATGGGCGGACGCGATGTCGCGGAGATCAAAAAGAAGAACGAAGCGTTGACGCAATCGCTGCAAAAGATTGGCGAGAAAATGTACCAGCAGACCGGCGGCGCAACGCCTCCACCCGGCGGCGAACCGGAAAGTGGCACGCCACCACCCGGCAAAGGCGACACCGTCGAGGGCGAGTTCCGCGAAGTGAAGGAATAG
- a CDS encoding glycosyltransferase family 4 protein, with product MKIALVSPYDYPYPGGVTEHITHLDRHFRALGHDTRIIAASSADDAALDAHIIRVTDDVSLVPFSGSKARVTLSPQIYRRVKKILEQENFDIVHVHEPTAPILCPIVLRHSKAINIGTFHAYRETNAVYDMANSLIKRALGRLHGRIFVSEAARDYITQYFPGDYALIPNGVDCAQFCAPHIQPIERYNDGRPNVLFVGRLEARKGFRHLIRAWHAIKQAQPDARLLVVGAYSHKDKAPFVRYARSHHVHGIHFIGYASPEELPRYFRTATIFCAPSTGFESFGIVLLEAMAAGVPIVASDIAGYRTVLDPGIEGLLVPPKDEDALADAVGVLLRDPTRRAQMTTACKVKAAQYDWSIIAQRVLDYYDQVRAQTRLAPAKSKISYRKRITRMGRILSWQLRKGKIG from the coding sequence ATGAAAATCGCTCTCGTTTCTCCGTACGATTATCCGTATCCCGGCGGCGTGACGGAACACATCACACACCTCGACCGGCACTTTCGCGCGCTCGGGCACGACACACGCATCATCGCCGCGTCGAGCGCGGATGACGCCGCGCTCGACGCGCACATCATTCGCGTCACGGACGATGTGTCGCTCGTGCCGTTCAGCGGCTCGAAAGCGCGCGTCACTCTGTCGCCGCAAATCTATCGCCGCGTCAAAAAAATTCTCGAGCAAGAAAATTTCGACATCGTGCACGTCCACGAGCCGACCGCGCCAATCCTCTGCCCCATCGTCCTGCGCCACTCGAAAGCGATCAACATCGGCACGTTCCACGCGTATCGCGAAACGAACGCAGTGTACGACATGGCGAACAGTCTTATCAAGCGCGCCCTGGGTCGTCTGCACGGACGCATTTTCGTTTCCGAAGCCGCGCGCGATTACATCACCCAGTATTTTCCCGGCGATTACGCGCTGATTCCCAACGGTGTAGACTGCGCGCAGTTTTGCGCGCCTCACATTCAACCCATCGAGCGCTATAACGATGGACGCCCGAATGTGTTGTTCGTCGGACGACTCGAAGCGCGTAAAGGATTTCGCCATCTGATTCGCGCGTGGCACGCGATCAAGCAAGCCCAGCCCGACGCGCGCTTGCTCGTCGTCGGCGCGTACAGCCACAAGGACAAGGCGCCGTTCGTGCGGTACGCGCGCTCGCACCATGTGCACGGCATTCATTTCATCGGCTATGCCTCGCCCGAAGAATTGCCGCGCTATTTTCGCACGGCGACGATTTTTTGCGCGCCCTCAACCGGCTTTGAAAGTTTCGGCATCGTCCTGCTCGAAGCAATGGCAGCGGGCGTGCCGATTGTCGCGAGCGACATCGCCGGTTATCGCACCGTTCTCGATCCGGGTATTGAAGGGCTGCTCGTGCCGCCGAAAGACGAGGACGCGCTCGCAGACGCGGTCGGCGTACTCTTGCGCGATCCAACGCGCCGCGCGCAAATGACGACCGCGTGCAAAGTCAAAGCCGCGCAGTACGATTGGAGCATCATTGCGCAACGCGTGCTTGACTATTACGACCAGGTGCGCGCACAAACGCGTCTCGCGCCGGCGAAATCGAAAATCTCGTACCGCAAACGCATCACACGGATGGGACGCATCCTGAGTTGGCAACTGCGAAAAGGGAAAATCGGATGA
- the grpE gene encoding nucleotide exchange factor GrpE, whose product MSEEQVKELEEKHPEAVEDAASLKKQLEDERAKSAEYLDQWQRARADLSNFRKRADKEREDFGKFANSVLIARLLPVLDDFDRAFQTIPDNLRELTWIQGVMLIARKMNAVLEAEGLKPIDALNQPFDPNVHEAVIHEETDQHDDGVVIAELQKGFKLNDRVIRPTMVKVAKKKN is encoded by the coding sequence ATGTCGGAAGAACAAGTGAAAGAACTGGAAGAAAAACACCCAGAAGCAGTAGAGGATGCGGCATCGTTAAAGAAACAGTTGGAAGACGAGCGCGCGAAATCTGCCGAGTATCTCGATCAATGGCAGCGCGCGCGCGCCGATTTGTCGAACTTTCGCAAGCGCGCGGACAAGGAGCGGGAGGATTTCGGCAAATTTGCGAACAGCGTGCTGATCGCGCGATTGTTACCGGTGCTCGACGATTTCGACCGCGCGTTCCAAACGATTCCCGACAATCTGCGCGAGTTGACCTGGATTCAGGGCGTGATGCTGATCGCGCGCAAGATGAACGCGGTGCTCGAAGCCGAGGGGCTGAAACCGATTGACGCGTTGAATCAGCCATTCGATCCGAACGTACACGAAGCCGTCATTCACGAAGAGACGGATCAACACGATGATGGCGTCGTCATCGCGGAATTGCAAAAAGGGTTCAAGTTGAACGACCGCGTGATACGTCCAACGATGGTCAAAGTGGCAAAGAAGAAAAACTAA